A genomic segment from Terriglobia bacterium encodes:
- a CDS encoding ParB/RepB/Spo0J family partition protein codes for MSTSAIEQRPTAAPPPPDSETASVNIPLSKIVPSKTNPGRSYDAARDSEMVESIRAHAVLQPILLRTPGVKGSSFQIKGAYEIVAGERRYHCSLKAGRTHISAVVRELTDIQALEIQTIENDQREDLDPLGKSAAYARLRDAYLADGLGDYKKRMVERLGRKERTVEQTLSLGNLSKQGQNLLANGDMSLSHAYEVCRRTAAEQKRILDWYEHASRYSKVSVRDLKDHIREECNHFLDAAPFDKKDPKLFPGAGACTDCQKNTAVNPNLVDPEDLKGKNGGKRAICTDGDCWKTKVSRNLVQIEEAAKKAREEVIHVSTSHAPPKGAKAAGDWKEVKPGSCQYSGPGLILDGKQRGTEIEVCIATNVCKEHWGRDVEPNASRIPSRPRSEAEKKAMLQKQRNKKLDQAFRIAATAQLRKSVKSLKDQDLKDVALAMFEGMDRRLRNPVLAAMGWKTSTSWYGPSTPAKQIAALKPPDVAAFMALMAIADNVLPGLPDYIGRDSKVQLQPFAKRHKVNLVKIHKAAAAPLQANWRVIDARKKAAKAKPKPKAKAKPAQTIAKVTRASATKGILAHIAKRKGKAKKAA; via the coding sequence GTGTCTACATCAGCAATCGAGCAAAGACCCACCGCGGCGCCACCGCCGCCAGACAGCGAGACGGCCAGCGTCAATATCCCGCTGAGCAAGATCGTGCCATCCAAAACCAACCCCGGCCGGTCCTATGACGCGGCACGGGACAGCGAAATGGTCGAGAGCATCCGCGCGCACGCGGTCCTGCAGCCCATCTTGCTGCGTACCCCAGGAGTAAAAGGCAGCTCTTTTCAGATCAAGGGCGCCTATGAGATTGTTGCCGGCGAACGTCGCTACCACTGTTCGCTGAAAGCCGGCCGCACACACATCTCAGCCGTGGTCCGCGAGCTGACTGACATCCAGGCGCTGGAGATCCAGACCATTGAAAATGACCAGCGTGAGGATCTGGACCCGCTGGGCAAGTCCGCGGCGTATGCCCGGCTGAGAGACGCCTACCTCGCAGACGGCCTGGGCGATTACAAAAAGCGCATGGTGGAACGCCTGGGGCGCAAAGAGCGCACCGTGGAGCAAACGCTGTCCCTGGGCAACCTGTCCAAGCAAGGCCAGAATCTGCTGGCCAATGGCGATATGTCGCTCAGCCACGCTTACGAAGTTTGCCGCCGCACCGCCGCGGAGCAAAAGAGAATCCTGGACTGGTACGAACATGCGTCCAGGTACTCCAAAGTTTCAGTACGCGACCTGAAGGACCACATTCGCGAGGAGTGCAATCACTTTCTGGACGCGGCGCCGTTCGACAAAAAAGACCCCAAGCTCTTCCCTGGCGCCGGCGCCTGCACTGATTGCCAGAAAAATACCGCGGTCAATCCCAACCTGGTGGACCCGGAGGACCTGAAAGGCAAGAACGGCGGGAAACGCGCCATCTGCACCGATGGCGATTGCTGGAAAACCAAGGTGAGCCGCAACCTGGTCCAGATCGAGGAGGCCGCGAAAAAAGCCCGTGAGGAAGTCATTCACGTTTCCACGTCGCATGCACCCCCCAAGGGCGCCAAAGCTGCTGGTGACTGGAAAGAGGTCAAGCCTGGGAGCTGCCAATATTCCGGTCCCGGCTTGATCCTTGATGGCAAGCAACGTGGAACGGAGATCGAGGTGTGCATCGCCACCAACGTGTGCAAAGAACATTGGGGCAGAGACGTGGAGCCAAACGCCAGCCGCATTCCTTCCCGTCCCCGGAGCGAGGCTGAGAAAAAGGCCATGCTGCAAAAGCAGCGCAACAAGAAGCTGGACCAGGCTTTCAGGATCGCCGCCACGGCACAGCTACGCAAGAGTGTGAAGTCGCTGAAAGACCAGGACCTGAAGGACGTGGCGCTGGCCATGTTTGAAGGAATGGACCGCCGGCTGCGTAATCCTGTCCTGGCCGCAATGGGTTGGAAGACCAGCACGAGCTGGTACGGCCCATCCACGCCCGCCAAACAGATCGCCGCGCTAAAGCCGCCTGACGTTGCAGCGTTCATGGCTCTAATGGCGATCGCAGACAACGTGCTGCCTGGCCTGCCAGACTACATAGGCCGCGACAGCAAGGTGCAGTTGCAGCCATTCGCCAAACGCCACAAGGTGAACCTGGTGAAGATCCACAAGGCCGCGGCCGCGCCACTCCAGGCCAACTGGCGCGTGATTGATGCGCGCAAGAAAGCAGCCAAGGCCAAGCCCAAACCCAAGGCGAAGGCCAAGCCGGCGCAAACGATTGCGAAGGTGACTCGCGCATCGGCCACAAAGGGCATTCTCGCCCACATAGCCAAGAGAAAGGGGAAGGCGAAGAAGGCCGCATGA
- a CDS encoding zinc finger-like domain-containing protein has translation MSTTPSALAAGVTCPTCKGKGALPTGRGGFQTCPNCQGNGVIQQQPIRVPYDLVLPNAVLTALQAGLPVQQQIDQDADFEWVFTVANSTGIYSVSLLDPSTGRNLSTTNVNGENFAGTAQLPFPLVEPYVWARSSVVRASFTDRSNAGNTIQLVLRGYKLYPRDNPAQGSQGAIVKA, from the coding sequence ATGTCCACCACACCATCAGCACTGGCAGCCGGCGTGACCTGCCCCACCTGCAAAGGGAAGGGCGCACTGCCCACCGGCCGCGGCGGTTTCCAGACTTGTCCCAATTGCCAGGGCAACGGCGTGATCCAGCAACAGCCCATTCGCGTGCCTTATGACCTGGTATTGCCCAACGCGGTCCTTACCGCCCTGCAGGCCGGCTTGCCTGTCCAGCAGCAGATTGACCAGGACGCGGACTTTGAATGGGTCTTTACCGTGGCCAACTCTACCGGGATTTACTCTGTGTCGCTGCTCGATCCTTCCACCGGCAGGAATCTTTCCACTACCAACGTGAACGGCGAGAACTTTGCCGGCACGGCGCAATTGCCTTTCCCGCTGGTAGAGCCTTACGTGTGGGCCAGGTCTTCAGTGGTCCGGGCCAGCTTTACAGATCGTTCCAACGCGGGCAACACGATCCAACTGGTGCTTCGTGGCTACAAGCTCTACCCGCGGGACAATCCGGCGCAAGGCAGCCAGGGCGCGATCGTCAAGGCATAA